In the Ictalurus furcatus strain D&B chromosome 13, Billie_1.0, whole genome shotgun sequence genome, aatcacaaaaacctgccattttaacaggggtgtgtaaactttttacatCCACTGTATTCTGTAGGAGCTGTACACGGTCATTCCCTTACCATCTTGaagataaagagaaaaaaatataaaagaagcCAGAAATgggaaactcctctgtcctggagATTGTTCTtatgaatgttccacaacatttactGTAACTACAGccatggagaaaaagaaagtacaccctccttcaattctattcttatttattttcaggAGTTAAATAACAGTTGtatggtcctcaccaacttctataaacaaataaataaacttagatgatgataaaaaaaaacccacaacagatttcaatacgTAGTCGTTTTTTCCCTAAACGTAAACCAaaattcagaaaccaggtggggaaaaaataaatacacccttcctacttccacgatcattaagagagtaataAACAGCCTGGTGTTACAGATGAAATATCAAGAAAcatcaagaagtgtgactacctcTATGAAAGCAGAACTTATGGGtttttggtgttctggagcacatCATGCCAAGgagaaaggacatcagccatgacctcagagaagagATTTGTTGCTGCTAATCagactgggaagggttataattgaaattcaccattctcCAGTGAGAAGGatggagagccttcaagacagttgccTTCTCTTCTCAGGAGTGTGcgttccagcaaattcagcccaagttCAGACCGTTTAATCctcagagatataaagagaaCCCCAAGAGCTTCATACTGTggcctctgtaagcacatttCTGGAGTATTGGCGTCTGTGAGATGTTTGTCCAAAGCATCTTGAATGGTCCTTGCACCGCTGTATCTAATCATTCCGAGTGGTTTTATCATTCAGTAGTTATGAGTAATGTAATGGGTTAGACGGCTAGAAATGTGGCGTCCATGTGCATGGCTGTGAATGTCCTGCTGAAAGGGTCTGATTTTGACCAGCTTCAGTTACCACTTCCACTAGTGCGTTGTTATTTATATGGAATTGGAAAACGTGTACTGGATTACACAGAAGGGAACAggttttgtttctattttcacAGATCTCATATAAATTCACTGATTTCGCTTTAATCACCACAGGTCGAGTATCTGACTCCAGAAACACTGGAACACAGCAACGTAAGTACAACATTATTTTCTGTCAAAGTATGAAGATATTTCTGTCTCAGTCAGGATATATCCGAGTTATATTCAGGCCATAAAATACCGTTATTCTATATTTATAAAACAACACACGAAGTTAAAAGagaaaagtgaatgttttgtctAATcctcatgtgtttgtgttacaggTTTGTCCCATTTGGTTGTGTTCATGTTTGGCTCAGTGGTGGTGGTTCTTGTGAACGCGGTTGTGTTATTAGTGGAGCTGATCCTAAAAGCGCGTGAGTGAACTCTATAGTCcatgattttaataataatgctacaaAAACTCATCATGGTAAAAACATTAGTGTGAAATTACTGACATTAAAGTAATCAGAAAAATGTTATTGAAACCAGTCCAGTTTAATGTATATACGTACAGAACTAcaatttcttctcttttccaATTATGATTATGAATAGAAACTGGCCAGCGTACAGTGGATCTGCGCGTCGTTCTCCTACCGACTGAATGCGTCTTTGCTGTGTGCTGCCTTGCTTTACAAATATCTGCTTTCTGTAAGTATAATCTACAAGCACAGCACAGTGTGTGATCTGATGTAGCTGCTCTGTGTACTTTTTCTCATTCTATTGTCGTATCAGTAACAGAAATAAAGACTCTGACTCTGAATATATCCCTTAGATCAGACACTACACTCGGATTATTTACAGCCGGATCGGTTTAGTACTTGTGCATGCTCTAAACACGACCAGTTTCTGTTCTAAAACACTGTCACGTTTTCTTTCCCCATCACACACAGGGAAGAAGAACAGAGAAGGGTACGTGAGTATTGTTGAGGAACATGAATGTACAGATAGATGTTTAGGTAGATGATATGATCATTTTGTTCTGGTTATTACAGATTTAGAGAATACATCAACTCGCTGGGACGATCGTGTGGGTGTAAACAGAAACACAGGGTGAGTACGTCACGGTGTAATATTAAACACGGAATAAAAAACTGATTAACATCATTAACTTGTGCGgtttttacattaaacatcataCAAACGCAGGACTCACCTTCACAAAGTGATGAACGTGAACTTGAGAATCTGGCTCCTGAAGCTCAGACCTCAGGGTCTTAGCAGGTAAGAagaaaacatcaacaacacaAGATTGTTCCAGGTGTTATTActgaaatatgaaatgaaaagattAATGAATCATCAATGATTGTGTGCGCATCTAGAAAAGCAGAACGTACGGtggtttggtgttctggagcactcggGTGTATCTCTACATCACGCtgagaagaaaggacatcatcCATGACCTGAACAGACTGGACGCACTCGTCTGATCACCTCAGGGATTGTTTTAAAGATGCTTGTAATgtgttgtatataaatatatatatatatatatttacgaTCTTTTGAGTGACACTTAAATGTGAGTTTCTTGTCTTCATGTTTGCGCCTCCTGTAGAATAGTTTTTATTATCTAATTTCTAGATATAATGActggatttattcatttattacctgttttgagacattttattttattgttttttattgtttattttatttagatgctcagagtttatatttatattcagtacACATAAATCAGATGACATATTATATAAGAGTGATGCTGGAAAGGTATTATAAGTAATGCATTTCTATAATTGTATAtaacatttctttattatttttgtttagttcTTTTGCATTTCAAGAGTTAAGTCTGATTGCAGCGAGAGGAAACATGGCGTGCTGTATGTTAAAACAATGagaattctttttctttctttctttaaaaataaaatctgtaaagTTGTGTGATGTATTCAGACAGGTGAATGTGGTGCTTCCGggtttattataatatcaatGTCATTATAATATACTGTGTTTGATGTTGGgaaacttaaattaaacactAATCATGAAATCATGTAGTTTGAGGCCACAGCTTAGTGACGTGAAGCAGAGGGTTTATTTCACAGGCTTCTCTCcgataaataaaaagtacagcaataataataataaatataaaacaatgtccctcaataataaataaataaataaataagagaagcTACCGTTGATTCTGAGATCCTTCACTATGGCGTGAGCTGGTTCTAAGAATGCTGGAATTCTAGAGGTTCCGGTCGACGACCTTACTGGCCAAGGTAAGAGTGAAATGTGCACACTTTCACTGATCTTTACCAACAAGTTATACTTTTCCAGACTTCTTCTCCGCCAACCAATCAGTGTTCACCTGGAGGTCGGTTAACGCACAGCGCTGTAGATAATCATGACCTGCAGTTAGCTTCATGGTGGGCATGAAGGTATCAGTGGGTACAACACAAGGTACAAGTCAGTCCTTAGTATCTTCTAGACCAGTCAAGTTCTCAGAGCTGCTCCAAACACGACTGcaccaattaaataaataaataaacattatttaaaatgttacagtCCCTGAGGGAACCTGAAAGCTTGAACTGGAAACACCCAGAACCTTCTTGGTTTTGGGTTCCTTTAGATCTACATCTGTGGAGGACTCAATGGAAACGAGTGCCTTTTCACGGCCGAGTGTTTCGACCCTCGTTACGATCAGTGGACGCTAATCGAACCGATGCCCATCCAAAGCAGTGTCGTGAGCATCATCGCTCTGAACAACCGAGTGTTTGCGGTAAGAACTTAAAGCACTGAGAGTCAGTGAAGTTTCTGTAATTGCTCTGTAAAGGATGGGAAGGAGGCGTGTTTCTGTTAGCATGGTTTGTATTCTTTTATTAATGCACATCGATTGAGATAAGATGTATGGTTTTACAGATCGGGGGTTGTGATGGAGCCCACAGTCTGCAGAGCGTCGAAGCCTACAACCCTCATACCAACTCCTGGAGAATGCTTGCCTCCATGTTTAACCCACGAAGGAACTTTGGCGTCGAGGTAACGCACCAAACACCACATGGCTAACTAATTTATCATTTCTTTTACCGAGGCTGGATCCATCAGACTTCCTAACTCCAAGCACTGGAATGAATTGATGAAATTAGTCATGTACCTCTTCACCATGACGccgccttcttcttcttcttccaggtGATGGACGGCCGCTTGTACGTGGTTGGCGGCTACAGCGACGAAAGCACCACATCCAACTGCGAGTACTACGACGAAGAGAGCGATGACTGGTACGAGACGTATGGTGTCAGGTCCAGAAATCTGCTGTTCTGGAGTTAAGATATAAATCGAGACCAGGATCAGAACTGTAGTGATGTCTAGTGATGTTTCCTTGAAATCCTAAACTCATGGTATTAAGTGAGGTAGAAAACATCACATGACGTGCTGTTATTTATGACCTTCTCTAGACACGGAGCTTTTAAAAACGCTATTAAACCACATCCCATTGGCAGAACCTCTGTCTCCAGCTGTTTTATTTCGAACGAGTTTATTCGTGGAACCGTTCCAGAGAGGTGAGGGGGCACTAAAACATCTGAGGCTgttaaaaatcatttcaaaatcaACGATCGtcaaaaaatccacaaaacttTATTACAAACTTTATCTTTTTATTGCAGTCCACATCTTGCTGTGCATTCCTGCTGATATGTGCAAAGCAAAATATATAATGCAATATACTGATATTTATATactacatatattatatatatgttctTTACAGACTTTTTCATCTCACAAAAGCGTcaacatgattttttatttgattttaaacaTATCTGGCACATTTAGGCTGGAatcagacatcacacacacacagacacacacattaaaccaATTCCTCTCGGAGACGAAAACCACTCAGGATTTTGTCTTTTGctctaaaaatgaaaaatatcagcGCATCTAAAGTGGACTtgcactgttttttaaaaatgtattatttgtattttgtaaacTAGAAAATAATGTGGCCTTCGTTCTCCATTCCGTACACATGGAAAGATGTGAcagacattattttattattattttattttccattttgtacTAAAGCTGTTTGGTGTGAACTGGGAAATGTTCCTTTGTATAAACTgtgcaggtttttgtttttgctgcaaaataagttcaaaaaataaataaacaaataaataaataaatgttctagTTTTGCTCTCTTACTTAACTACGTTACTGTAGTTGAAGTTCACCTGGCAGGCAGCAGGGGGCGCTGATTATCTGAATTGATGGAAAACAAGGACACTGCCACATCTTTTACATTCACGAGCTTCTGATTcttcagacaaaataaaaaagaagacaatATACAAGttcttaaaatgagatttttaaaaataaaagtcaggTGAAAAAGTTActgaattctttttttgtgcGCAAATTATTCAGTTGGTCCATGTTTTAGTgtatccaaggtcaaaaacactttttaattcTCTTATAATTTACATTACACAAATGggaggcaacaaaaggctggaaaagtaaagtgCTACTggaaagaaacagctggaggtaaACTGGCGACAGGCAGAAACGTGATTGAGTATAAAAAACGCCTTTCGTTGTCCCAGTCCCGactttttgagacgtgttgcggccatcaaactCAAAGTGACCTTATTTTCCCCTTAAAACGgtccatttcctcagtttaaacattttaatatgttttctatgttccgttgtgaataacatacgggtttatctCCTGTACTAGATTACAGCGTAGAGTGGAGATGGACGTTTTAATGTACGAGCGAAAATATCTCAAATGTTTAGATATGAGAAACTCACccaatttataaaaatgtataaaaaataatataaaatctgaggggaaaaaattaataaaagacaCGTTATTACAGATGATCCGAACCCCAGCTTAATCCTGATTGGCTGCTGGCTGGGATGCTGGTTTCCCATTGGCTGGGTGACCTTTCAGACGGGCCCGTGGTCTCGTTTCTCCGCTGTGATGTAATTAAGTATTGCGTTTGGGATGTCCAGCGTCTCGTCCTTCTCCAGCACGATGTCGTAAGACCTGACGTACACCTCCCTCCTCTCCTCGACCTTCACACGTTAAAATATAAACGATTCGTGTTACAGTTATAAACACCGTGATTCAGTCATGACGAGTTTCAGCGTTTGTGGGCGTGTCACCTTGTCGTTGAGGTAGCCGATGCGCAGGATGTTGCGGAGGCCCTGCACGCCGTCGGCCATGTCCAGGTCTCCCAGCGAATCTCCCAGCAGCAGCACGTTGCTGCGATCGTGTACGAACTGCTGTGTGTTCTGTAGAGCGCCCTCTCTTTTATTAAACGTGTGGATCACATCGCCCTTAAATGCACGCACaacaccctgacacacacacacacacagacacagacacagacacttTTCAGTGTTTTCGCAGATTTCTCCGTCACAATTCtaacaatgaatgaataaaagataaaacaataataattctgaATGAAGATGGTGTTAATGATGGTGTGATCTCTGACCATTCCTCCATGTGAGGGATTTTCTCCTCCACCGACATCGAGGTGTTGATCTCAACAGGGTAATAAAGATCAAACAAATCCGACATCTgcgtaaaattaaaataaaataccactTCAAATACCACTTCAAATACCACTTTTTACGCAGATTATCTCCGCCGACGCCGGTCCCAAGCCCGGGTGAAAAAGGAGGAGGGTTGGGCATCAGGCTAGCACCCTGATCCCGTAAAATCTATCTTGCTACGGAAACAACAAGCAAAAACCAGCGGTCTAAACAATACCGGCGCGATGACCCTGTTTCTCCCTTGATGACAGTGCTGGAGCAAAGCCGAAAGGTCGTCCAGCGCCCGATGCAAAATGGGATACTCGACGCCAATACGATCACACGAATTGGAACCTGGAACGTGCGAACGTTGTACCAGTGTGGGAGACTGGAGCAGCTTCTGCACGAATTCGACAATTACCGGCTTGACATTCTTGGTGTCAGCGAAATGAGGTGGACGGGTAATGGAAAAATGATAAGCGACGGGAAGATCGTCCTGTATTCGGGAGCCAAAGAACATCACGTGCACGGCGTCGGGATGGTCCTGAGCAAAACCGCGGCACAGGCACTCGTTGGATGGAAACCGATCAGTGATCGCATAATTACCGCCCGATTTCAGTCTCgccatgctaaaattactgttATTCAAGTCTACGCACCGACAAATGAGGCAGATGATGAAGAGAAGGACGCCTTCTACGACCAGCTGCAAGACACAATCGCGGTTATCCCCAACCATGACATAAAGATCCTCCTTGGCGACATGAATGCGCAACTCAGTAGCGACCGGCAGGGCTGGGAAAACGTGATCGGCCCTCATGGATCGGCAGCAGTAACGAGCGATAATGGAGAGCGTCTCCTATCCCTATGCAATCTTAACAACCTTTGCATCGGGaatacatatttcattcacaaacgGATTCACAAAAAGACGTGGCGGTCACCAGATGGGGCCACTCACAATGAAATCGACTATGTATGCATCCATCGACGGTGGCGCTCGGCTTTACGTGACGTACGGGTTTTTCGCGGCGCCGACGTCGGATCTGATCACCACTTGCTTGTGACTTCAATCCGACTAAAATTGAAAAGAGTGGCCGGACGCAACACCGTTCGGTCATTTGCCTCCGAGAAATTGAAGGACCGCGTGAACGCCGAGCACTTCCACATTGAACTCGCTAATCAATTCCAGATTCTTGACAACTCGGCCAGCATCGAAGAACAATGGGCACAGATCAAGGATGCTGCCATAGagacggcagagagaacgaTTGGTCGACGGCGTGGAACGCAGTGAGAATGGTGGATTCAGGACCGGACATGGTCGTTGCTCGATGAAAGACGGGTCAAGAAACGTCAGCGCGATCAAGCAAAGACCGAAGAGGAGCGAAATGAAGCATCGCAGGCGTACCGAGAACTCGACCGCAGGGTCAAGAGGAGTTGCCGAGCAGACAAGAAGGACTGGCTGGACCGGAAGGGCACTGAAGCACAACTGGCTGCGGACCAGGGTGACAGCAGGACTCTTTTTCGTGTGGTCAGAGATCTCACTCGGGCCCGAAGCGGTTCCACTGGGCCGATAAGGGATACAACCGGCAGGATGCTAGTTAGCAAAGAAGAGCAGGACGTGCGTTGGGTGGAACATTTCAAAGACACCCTAAACCAGCCGGCTCCCGTAGCCACGCACGACTTTACAGTCTTTCCTCCTCCCTGTGAGCTGGAAGTGGACATGAGCGACATCATGGATGCTGAGGTCGCTGCAGCGATTcgtcatctgaaaaacaacaaagcacctGGTCTTGACCAAATCTcggcagaaatgctgaaagcgggTGGTGATGAAGTTGTACGGGTGCTCACTACGCTGCTCAATGACTGCTGGCACATGgaacgtgtcccaaatgactggAGACAGGGTGTCATCGTCAAATTACCTAAGAAAGGTAATCTTGCAGACTGTGACAATTGGAGAGGCATCACCCTTCTCTCTGTTCCAGGCAAGGTATTTTGTCTCGTCCTCCTCAAACGGATACTGCGAGGAGTCGATCAGGCTCTACGGGACGAACAGGCCGGGTTTAGAAGCGGTCGGTCGTGCACTGAACAAATCTTTGCTCTTCGAAACATCATTGAACAAAGCTCCGAATATCAGAAACCGCTCTTGGTCAActttatagactttaagaaGGCGTTTGACAGCGTCCACCGGAAATCGCTTTGGAACATCGCACGGCTATATGGCATTCCACAGCGGTTTATCGCCAT is a window encoding:
- the LOC128617195 gene encoding 7-methylguanosine phosphate-specific 5'-nucleotidase-like isoform X2, which codes for MTLTRFAHNGTRCPTSYGILHSSAVISEDCKAKGVVRAFKGDVIHTFNKREGALQNTQQFVHDRSNVLLLGDSLGDLDMADGVQGLRNILRIGYLNDKVEERREVYVRSYDIVLEKDETLDIPNAILNYITAEKRDHGPV
- the LOC128617184 gene encoding uncharacterized protein LOC128617184 isoform X2; this encodes MILEVVTASASIYLHYVFVDNVKERDALTCATAFLHILTMITLFIEYFSGRVSDSRNTGTQQRLSHLVVFMFGSVVVVLVNAVVLLVELILKAQTGQRTVDLRVVLLPTECVFAVCCLALQISAFWKKNREGFREYINSLGRSCGCKQKHRDSPSQCDERELENLAPEAQPSGS